From Rana temporaria chromosome 5, aRanTem1.1, whole genome shotgun sequence:
tagcgtacagtcctgtttacaccttgcttttgcttagcTTTGCTTCGGCttcgcttcaaaaattataccccatgtaactttagtggtgcttcaaaacatcttcaaagcctccataaaagtctatggcaaagctcgcatTAAGCCCCATGAAGCCACACCAAagctccaccaaaggctcatcaaagccccatcaAATCTTaatcgaagcaccaagcaaaagcaagttgtaaacaggactgtaagctaaccattttatttagtgacaggagctttaactggcgttcagagagttttaacaaagcgtgtccaaagccatgtttagaagcaagtgtaaactagccctaaagAACATTTAATTTTTATCCTTCTATATATTAACACTATACATTTCTTCTTACCTGTAGCACCAGTCTGTATCGCTGGCTGATTGTTTGCAGAGAGGGGAACAGACAGGCCTAGCTCATACACCTTACACATGTCAGTGTGGAAATGCTCCAAGCAACTGGAAAACTGGACCCACAGGCTCTCTAACTCCATGCGGTCTTCTTTGCTCAGTTGTTTATCCCGAAGGGCAGCTGTAATTGTGTTCCTGTTGCTTAGTGCCAGCTCTTGGGCCCTTTCTCGGGTGCGTCTCAATTCATCACGAAGACGTTTACTGTCGGAGGAGCCTCCAACAGAGACTGCCAAGTGTCTGTAGCATGCCACCACCTTCCCATCAATACATACACAAAAACAAAGAGAATATAAAATGATAGCTTTTATACTTGCAGAAAATAACAGTCAATCAACAGTAACATTTTCAAAAACTTGTAATTTGTAGAAAAAATATCTTAGCAAAGACCCTGCTCCCTGCCACCTCCTAGTAAACTACTGTCCATCTTCGAGGTACTATTACCGAAGTTGGTTTAAACTCTGTGACAACCTTATGCAATTGAACAGCATGAAGGGTGAGTGGTTCAAATATGCTCTGCCACTTTATTTTAAAAGGGCAAAATAAAGCATTTACTGAGTACAAAATTACCATAAGTCATCAGTCTTATGAACAAATCAGGCAATTCCTGGATGTAAGTTCAGTAAACCATCATGGATtataaaagggtaaaaaaatatgaaacaaaaaaaaaaaatcacctgttACATGATGTATAACGCATTTCCAGGCATTTATATTAaaggccattaaaaaaaaaaaaaaaaaaaaaagaggttaaacttacctgttctgtgcaatgatATTACACAGAGCGGTACCTTAATAATTATTTGGCATTCCCCTGCCAGTGCTATTCTGTCCTTCTTCCTGCAGGTGCCCCTGTAGCAGGCCATGTGCTATGAGGGCACCCTTGAGGGTGCACTCCTGACACTCCATAGACACACAGCaccagtaagccacgcccccccccacttccaccTTACAGGAGTTTCCCTGACAGTAAAAGGAGCCTATGACTCCACTGCCCTCAGTGTCTCCTGTGAAACCAGGAAGAGAGAAGAATGTTGCTGTAGTCGGGACAGTGCAGGATCAATGAGAggagtcaggtaagtgtttagggggTGGTGGACATTTAGTGAggcattttttactttaatgcagtgaatgcattaaggtagaaaACAGACTTTGGAACCACTTTAATATGCTGCAAAAACAACAGCGATAAACCAATTTAAAACAACTACTGTTAAATGCCATGAAATAATGAAAGCTAAGGGGCAGTTTAAGCCATATACCTGCTCAGCCTCTccaatattttattgaaaatgtCTGTTCTCAATAGTCACTATTTGTTCCAAAGAAAATTCGCACTGTTCTACAAAAAAGACTGTTGGCATTTTGTACCTTTTGGTTTGTTGTGCCATTTTTTGCCAGACTCACAAAATAATGTCTATTCAGTGGTCACCATGGGCACCAAGGCTTTACAGGGGTAGAAGTGACTGAAAGCGTTAGAAAACCTTACTCGATCATCTTTGTTTACCAACAATAAGCAAATGCAGGAGGTATCTACAGCAcactttcctcttcttcctctacaGACTATAGATGTACGGTGACATTGTGTAACTGTTTATCTATAGAGGCCTGACGGCCATTGCTCGCCTTGATTGGATTGGATCAGGTTTGCATGACCGCCTGTCCTTTATTGTCAATGGCAGCCCGACAGAAGAATTttttgaataataattttttcaaaTATACATTGGGCCGGTTTGGTTATCTTTATTTCTCAATATGTTACATCCAAAGGTTGCATTTTCCTGCTCTGGTGGTTTTGGAGCACTTCCCGTCTGGTACAGCCAAGGCGAAGAGTCACTTGGCATGGCACCTCCTCCATTCTAAAAACGTTTTGTATTCTTTTCAATTAATACAAAGTGTTTTTGTGATTGGACAAGGATAGATCGTAATGTCATTGGCCCCCTctgtccaccttgtccaatcaaagaatgccttataataatttaaaaatatataacattttctcTTTGTCTTCACTGTACCAGAGGGGAAgtcactccagcactgctggaaCAGGAAAGCACTTCCTTGTATgtttcaggccctgtacacacgatcgaacatgtctgctgaaactggtccgcggaccagtttcagcggaccgATCCGACCGTGTgcacagcctagcagacaggtttttcctgcagacaagttttaaagcatgctttaaaacttgtcggctggaaacccgtccgtccgacatgtccgctggttagtacacctaaccagcggacagatatttcccgcatgcgtcgaatggattcgacgcatgcgtggaagtattttacttcctggtttggtgacgtggcggcgtcaacgtcaccgccacgtcaccgcgctgtctgtccgctgggatttcggtttgatggtgtgtacagccatcagaccgaaatctccgagcggacatgtccgatgaaaacggtccgcggaccgttttcaacggacatgttcgatggtgtgtacgaggcctcacagactACTACTGATTTTGAGACTCACCTGAAGCCCTTCGGGTGTGATATATTGACAATTACAATTAACCAAGCTGACCCAATCTAAATTTTAAAAATAGAATATCCCTTGAGTTCATAAATAAGTCTTTTTAAAGCACAGATCAAGTGTTTATTGCATACTTCATACTAattccgcatacacacgatcggaatttccgacaagaaaagttctatgtgagcttttgattggaaattccgaccgtgtgtaggctccatcggacattttctgtcggaatttccgaccgcaAAAatctgagagctggttctcaaattttcagacgggaaaagttcttgtcagaaattccgatcgtctgtatgcaaatccaacatgcatgctcaaaatcaatttgacgcatgtttggaatcattgaacttaatttttctcggctcgttgtagtgttgaacgtcactgcgttcttggcggtcagaatttcagacaacatttgtgtgatcgtgtgtatgcaacaccaaAATTCAGTCCgataaaaatccatggttttcttgttggaatttacaatcgtgtgtacgcggcataagtgtatagTTCACTTACTGAAAAGGCCTGTCCAAAACGTGTCTCTAGTTATGCAGGGACTTCCCCCTTACAGTCCCCAATCACCATAATGAATGCTCAATTGAgatactgcacatgtgcagtaacttaaagtggaactttagtgaacaaaaaaaaattgtaaacagaCAGGACTTagaatgcagaagagacatgctatCTTTACCTGCCTGTACACCTTCTTTACTAAACTGCACAGGCACATGCGAGGGGGTGACATGATTTCGGACCAGCCAATGAAAATGGGCAAAGAATGGTACTCAGGAGCCGACTGGCTGAAGATGTCAGTGACTGGCACAGAGCTCCAGAACGCAGCAGTGTACGAGAGAATAGTGGTgagtatagttccactttaaaaaagggtgacactggggttgatttactaaaactggagagtggaaaatctggtgcagctgtgcatggtagccgatcagcttctaacttcagcttgttcaggaaATCTTTGACAAAAAatctggaagttgattggtttctatgcagagctgcaccagattttgcactctccagttttagtaaatcaaccccctgtgATCCGGGACATAGTCCAGGAACACAAGATCTGAGGTCCGAAACGTGGCACTGTCACAGCTACTTTTGGAAAGTTGGCATCTCTTTTCTTGTATAGCTAGATAAGTCAACCCTTTATTAAACACAATGAAGCACGTGTTGATGACACAGTCATAGATGTATTTATATAGCAACAGTCACATAATATAATGATATATTGATTTTGCCATTCAGTAAAATCAAAGCAAAAAAGAGCAAATATTTGTCTGTGCTTGCAATATATTCTTAAACTTCATGCAGTGAAACTGATGCTCCCTGCAGTCTTACACCTACACACATAATCCTACTATAGCTATTCTTATCCTACTACACTCTCCACTTCCATGAATCCCCATCAGTATGCAGTACATATCCTTGCAATGACTTTCAGCAGTAAGGGAAGCACAATTAATAGAATGCAAAATGGCTGCACAGTATTCTACAAATATATCAGCATTAAACAGAATGATTTATAGAGGTGATTTTAGATATgaataagaagaaaaataaaataattaaaaaacaaacaaaaatgcactgatattTACCTTATTAGCTGTATTTAATATGGCTTGCAAAAATTCAGCTATCCACAACACATTGCTTATGGTAAATTTGACCCTAGTATTGGTAAATCAGTTAAGAATATGTACCTTATTCAGTCCTTCCACCACTGCGGAGCATTCTTCTCTGACTTTCTGGGAGTTTATGCATGCTTCATTGCCTACCTTGTTATTTTGGATAGGCATTTGGGCTTCTTTTTCCCCGAGAAGCCTCCAAAGTTAAGATCTCTGCAGTCTATCAAGCTACATGTTGTTCTTGATCTTCAGCACTTAAGTTTAGCATTTGAAGAAATGCAAATTCACTCTTTAATCCATTGAAGAGTATGGTTTAGTAAatgttcacccataaaacacagaaaaataaattgtaGGAGAAGCGTTCCTGAATTCACCACCGAAACAAACATTAACAAGAAGAGTGCTGAGAAGTAATCCGAGGGATTATGAAAGGAGGTCCTAACCCTGTGTGAAATGACAAGGCCTTTGTAAGCTCTTTATCTTACACTCTTAGCTCTGGAGGAATTCTTATGCTCCAGTCTCTAAATTCAGAAATACAAAATATGTTTTCCATGTCTTCTGGAAAACTAATTAAAAAAGGAGACTAAAATTTGGAGAACTAGAATTAGTCTGCTGTAATTAAATGTAGAATATTGTTTTAGAGGACAAATGCAAATTAATGTAAAATTATCCTTTCTGCCTaacctctaaagcagtggtctcttaattgcggcccaagggccagatgtggcccattGCCTACCTTTACCCAGCCCTTGGGagttgggacactatttctcccacagatacgaggcactattcctccctctgacaccaacaatggggtattattcctcccattgacaccaatgttgaAGCAAAAATTcctcctctgacaccaatgataggcaattattcattccactgacaccaaagttggggcactatttctcccactgaagccagggatggggcactattcctcccatttacacccacaattgggcactattccttccactgacatcaacgatggggcactatttatttctttgacaccaacaatgggacactattcctcttataccaatgatggggcactagtcctcctcctcctaaccacacgtgtgctgtgtaattttttttactcccactgaccaccaagcctggggcattttctacttccactggcccccctaaaccctgaaggacagtaaactggccctttgcttagaaattttggagacccctgctctaaagaatCCAGCCTAATCCCACACCACATGCATACAGTAATAACCTGTGTCTTACAGCCATAGCGGGTCCTCATCAACCCACTATGGGGCCATATCCTAAGCATTTCCAGTCTTGAGATGTCTACTACACAGTCCTAGTCAGTgacacttagggctctttcatacTCTTTCCTAAACGGTCCACCcgccagtttttttggcggacctgaacgggcgctccgtgatcCTCTATGgggccacggatgtcagcggtgacatgcccgctgccatccgacccgctccgatccgccaaagtgtgaaggaggaaaaacctacttttccatccgtttggcggatcagatcgggtgaacacggacaggcggtccgtgttcatccgatccccccacaggggagagcagagaaaagacagggcggtccctgcacagtgtgcggggaccgccctgtcatccgccggctcagcggggatcaacggagcgatccccgctgagcaagcggaggttcacggggcagatcattactgatccgccccgtgtgaaaggatccttaaccacttaaggaccgcctcctgcacatatatgtcggcagaatggcacggctgggcacatgtacgtacaggtacgtcctcccgcgacccggtccgaagggaccacgggaccagcggacctgattgccgctggagacccgcgatcggtccccggagctgaagaatggggagagccgtgtgtaaacacggcttccccgttcttcactgtggcggctgcatcgatcgtgtcatcccttttataggggcagggccatctttaatatggtttgggccctgggcaaacatttttgggcccccctccagcttattttgggcctggctggttcacatgtatgttttggcggtcctcatttgtgcaggtacagcagcccattgatttgaatgggctgccatgccttcgtttcctgcagaaaaaaaggtgcattcagcatttaaaaatacagttgccttgaaatccattctgcttttgcaccatgctacttacctgcagttcttgcacacacaaacgcactgtgtttttaaaagcgtgacctaaacgtctaaaaatgcagcaagtttgacagtgcgagaactgcagataagtcacagcagacagcagaatggacagacagtgctgtatttcagtgcttgatgggcataggcgtgccgtgtgcgcagccgattacatgaggcatgcgcttttctttgcaggaaacgcaggcatggcggcccattcaaatgaatgggctgctgtgcctgcacaaatgtgggccgccaaaacacatacatgtgaaccagccaggcccaaaataagcccatcaagcagttaaatacagacagtaatgccatgtgctctgaggccttactcagcctggactgcaggtctggtctgtgatttaaagagttcctctattttacacatggcatggcatggggtcccatggtgctaaagcagaatggacagacggtgctgtgaccccatgtcatgccatgtgtaaaatagaggaactttttaaaacactgaccagacctgcagtgaatcatcaaataatataaagactttgggcacactctacagaaaacttctatttacaatatagattagcaaacagtgatataccttgaggagcaggacatgaagaagtcagcctcgggaagagcaaactggggatgttataaaatcacattctaattcacttttatatacaagcagcacccagtggcaggaagggagaagtgcacgtctaaagggaagccaggggtgctgtacattttaaaacactgggaagggaagcagtactgtcactgatacgtacgtgccgctgatgattttcagcctgatttgtgggcagcacaggggcttaacgggcggcagggccgccatcaggaatcatggggccacttacacagcttcaggcatgggccccctggagcagagaaccaggggggggggggtgctgccgcctgaaattgagaagcgggggggggctgccaagaatttagaattttttttttaaaaaggggttgccatctggggccctggggacctctgggccctttaatatatatatatttttttttataaaaataaattacaaaaaaaagggggttgccatccgggacctctgggccctttaataaaaaataaaaaaatatatataaaaaagaaacatttataaaaaaaaggggggggggttgccatccagggccctggggacctctgggccctttaataaaaataaaaaaatatataataaaaaagggtgtttgccacatggggctctggggacctctgagtcctttaataaaaaaaaaatatatatataaaaaaaagaaataaaaagaaaaaaaagaaataaaataatatgaaaaaaacatttttatgaaaaaaggggggttgccatctggggccctggggacatctgggtcctttaataataataataataataataataattcattatatatatataatatatatatatatatatatatatatatatataaaaaataaaagaaataaataaatatatatataaaaaaagatttttttataaaaaaaggggggttatcatccggggccctggggaactacgggcccctggggacccccagacctctaaaaaaaaaattggccctttaaccactagagtaccgggccatcgtcaaatgacggctccacggttactctgaaaattcaacaggacgtcatttgacgtcctgtattcttgcggccactggggggcgcgcgagcgcgccggcggcagcgcgcgcacgcccggcgcgtccccgagatgccgatgcgcgtgcctggcggtcgtgatgtccgccaggcactcggaatcggcggctacagggacaagacgtggagctctgtgtgtaaacacagagctccacgtcctgtcagggagagaggagacggatctgtgtcccttgtacatagggacacagcatcggtcacctcccccagtcacccccctttccccacagttagaacacaatttaggtatacatattaacccctccctcaccccctagtgttaaccccttgaatgccagtcacatttatacagtaattagtgcatatttatcgcattaatcgctgtataaatgtgaatggcgccaaaaacgtgtcaaaagtgtccgatgtgttcgccgcaatgtcacggtgacagtaaaaaaaatcgcaaatcgccgccaatactagtaaaaaaattaataaaataaaaatgccataaatctatcagctattttgtaaacgctataacttttgcgcaaaccaatcaatatatgatcattgcgattttttttaccaaaaatatgtagaagaatacatatcggcctaaactgaggaaaaaaaacgtttttttttaaaaaaattgtgatatttattaaataaaaaagtaaaaaatagtgttttttttttaaattgtcactcttcttttgtttatagcgcaaaaaataaaaaccgcagaggtgatcaaataccaccaaaagaaagctctatttgtgggaacaaaatgataaaaaaattgtttgggtacagtgtagcacgaccgcgcaattgtcattcaaagtgcgacagtgctgaaagctgaaaattggcttgggcaggaaggggcgtaagtgcccagtatggaagtggttaataaaaaaaattaaaaaataaaaaaaaaatattttttttatttaaaaataaataaaaaaaggggggttgccatctggggccctgggggcctccgggcccctggggacccctaaaaaaaattgtccctttaataaaaaaaatatatatattaaaaaaaaaaaaaaatatttaaaaataaataaaaaaaggggggttgccatctggggccctggggacctccggacccctaaaaaaaaaaaagggggttgctttgggcccccaacagtgacagggccctgggcagcttccccatttgccctgtggtaaagacggccctgtataggggacacaatcaatgacgtcacacctacagccacaccccccctacagttgtaaacacacttcagggaacacataaccccatcagcgcccccttgtggttaactcccaaactgcaactgtcattttcacaataaacaatgcattttaaatgcattttttgctgtgaaaatgacaatggtcccaaaaatgtgtcaaaattgtccgaagtgtccgccataatgtggcagtcacgaaaaaaatcgctgatcgccgccattagtagtaaaatttttttttataaaaatgcaataaaactttcccctattttgtaaacgctataaattatgcgcaaaccaaccgataaacgcttattgcgatttttttttttaccaaaaataggtagaagaatacgtatcggcctaaactgagtaaaaaaataatgtttttatatatttttgggggatatttattatagcaaaaagtaaaaaatatttttttcaaaattgtcgctctatttttgtttatagcgcaaaaaataaaaaccgcagaagtgatcaaataccaccggctcccggtcctgtcagcaggggaaatgctgattttctgttcatacaatgtatgaacagaagatcagtgtttcccctagtacggccacccccccccccccacagtaagaacacacaagggacatacttaaccccttccccgccccctagtgttaaccccttcactgccagtggcatttttatagtaatctaatgcatttttatagcactgatcgctataaaaatgccaatggtcccaaaaatttgtcaaaagtgtccgaagtgtccgccataatgtcgcagtaacgaaaaaaaatcgctgatcaccgccattactagtaaaaaaaatatattaataaaaatgccataaaaataccccctattttgtaaacgctataacttttgcgcaaaccaatcaataaaagcttattgcgatttttttttacgaaaaatatgtagaagaatacgtatcggcctaaactaaggaaaaaattttttttttatatatttttgggggatatttattacagcaaaatgtaaaaaatattattttttttcaaaattgtcgctctatttttgtttatggcgcaaaaaataaaaaccgcagaggtgatcaaataccaccaaaagaaagctctatttgtgggaaaaaaaggacgccaattttgtttgggagccacgtcgcacgaccgcgcaattgtcagttaaagcgtcgcagtcccgaatcgcaaaaagtgctctggtctttgaccagcaatatggtccgggggttaagtagttaagcaAGGGAGTAAATATTAGTTTCAAATACAAAGTATATACATCACACTACAAATATCAAACAGACAAACATATGACAACGCAAGTATACTGTAAGTGCTCGGAGATGGTCTGATAATTACCTATAATAATGACTCCTGGGCCTAGGTCATCTCATCTCTGATCTCTACTGATTGGGGCTCTCCTTATATGGGCTCCTCTCCCATTGTCTAAAACAGGGCCACTATGATTGGTAACTGTTAGCTCTCCCCTCCCTCTGGGCGTATCTCTTCCAAATATGGGCAATATCTTAATTTCCCTCACTAGCCCCCTCCCTACTTGAGTTTAGTGATAATTAGATTTGAGGATAAATTAATTAAACCGAAGGTCGTTAACTTCCTTTGAATGGGGCACTTAGCTATACATGGAACTAGCTGTGGCACTTTCCCCCTTAAATGAATATTGGTTCGTTAACATGGGAGAATATAAACGCCTTTATCTAGCTAATGAACCCAGCATTCATGCATATCAAAAGGGAACTGTTAAATAGATTTTCTCAGGCCCAGCCTGTCAGCCAAGTTAACCCTTACAGAAACAATATTTCATACACACTACAAATTTCTTATCCTAAATATATATACGTATTtgtacatagatatatatatatatatatatatatatatatatatatatatatatatatatacacatctatgTACAAATATTCCCAGTTGCTAACAGAGATTACTCATAAACCCCTCATAAGGCAACACGCCTCAGGTGATGTAcaaagattaaacaaatcctcctacataagttgtaccagtCTATCTGCAGCCCTCaattctctacatctgttcaaagtgctgaattata
This genomic window contains:
- the LOC120940733 gene encoding regulator of G-protein signaling 9-binding protein B-like → MPIQNNKVGNEACINSQKVREECSAVVEGLNKVVACYRHLAVSVGGSSDSKRLRDELRRTRERAQELALSNRNTITAALRDKQLSKEDRMELESLWVQFSSCLEHFHTDMCKVYELGLSVPLSANNQPAIQTGATGNTSAIASRALSVQNITYESPSANNKGKLEHAELENEIFKVDQMITDMELKVNVLRWTVEATVNMNDELDNNDVSSTALLSMDEKESRNCCNGCTLLCL